From Laspinema palackyanum D2c, one genomic window encodes:
- a CDS encoding adenylate kinase — protein sequence MVESILGQHEEFFVVRLVILGGPGAGKGTQASQLCSRLNIPCISTGEILFKAIAAQTELGRQAQPYAERGELVPDPIMIEFVREQLTQPYTQNGWLLDGYPRTSFQAEELDFLLESLQQNLDWAIWLNVSDAELMRRSLERSQAKPERGRPDDEPEFLRRRIQLFQERTTPILDYYNYGDRLLTIDGDRPSAEIHEEIWKTVNPNKTQS from the coding sequence GTGGTAGAGTCTATTTTGGGCCAACATGAGGAGTTTTTTGTCGTGAGATTGGTAATTCTGGGAGGGCCAGGAGCAGGAAAGGGGACCCAGGCGAGTCAGCTATGCAGTCGCCTGAATATTCCTTGCATTTCAACCGGGGAAATCCTGTTCAAGGCGATCGCCGCCCAAACTGAATTAGGCAGGCAGGCGCAACCTTATGCAGAACGCGGGGAACTGGTCCCGGACCCCATCATGATTGAATTTGTTCGCGAACAGTTAACCCAACCCTATACGCAAAACGGGTGGTTACTCGATGGTTATCCCCGCACCTCATTCCAAGCGGAAGAACTGGATTTTTTACTGGAATCCTTGCAGCAGAACCTAGATTGGGCGATTTGGCTGAACGTATCCGACGCGGAGTTAATGCGCCGGTCCCTAGAGCGATCGCAGGCGAAACCGGAAAGAGGGCGTCCCGATGACGAACCGGAATTTCTGCGCCGTCGGATCCAGTTGTTCCAAGAACGCACGACTCCCATCTTGGACTACTACAACTATGGCGATCGCCTCCTCACCATAGATGGCGATCGGCCCTCGGCAGAAATCCATGAAGAAATCTGGAAAACGGTCAACCCTAACAAAACGCAATCCTAA
- a CDS encoding DUF2442 domain-containing protein yields MMPYFIQTVTPEANYHLRLLYRNGTVIVIDFSPIIEQGGVFSRLSDPAFFSQVKRSEDGRSIAWPGELDFCADALWFQAHPDDNPFIASSSAASKAL; encoded by the coding sequence ATGATGCCTTATTTCATTCAAACTGTCACCCCAGAAGCAAATTATCACCTCCGCCTCCTCTACAGGAACGGAACGGTTATTGTGATTGACTTTTCCCCGATTATTGAGCAAGGGGGAGTCTTTTCCCGATTATCCGATCCAGCCTTCTTTTCACAAGTCAAACGCTCAGAAGACGGTCGATCCATTGCATGGCCGGGAGAACTGGACTTTTGTGCTGATGCCTTATGGTTTCAAGCTCATCCTGATGATAACCCGTTTATTGCTTCATCTTCAGCAGCATCTAAAGCCCTCTAA
- a CDS encoding deoxycytidylate deaminase — protein MELEELRPTWDEYFIMLAKLAAMRSTCLAFPVGAVIVKNKQVVATGYNGSPSGTAHCTAQGYCYPGLSSCAESKSLPSRAVHAEANAIAQAAKHGISTEGSSIYVTLEPCLSCLKLIISAGIHEVFFETGFNSGNSLLVRDSFIQDGLVTLKQIHISEAIAQKAATFLMNPTSVATPSLI, from the coding sequence ATGGAATTGGAAGAACTTAGACCCACCTGGGATGAATATTTTATCATGTTGGCAAAATTGGCGGCGATGCGCTCAACTTGCCTTGCTTTTCCCGTGGGTGCAGTGATTGTGAAAAACAAGCAAGTTGTGGCAACAGGTTACAATGGTTCCCCATCGGGTACGGCCCATTGTACGGCCCAGGGTTACTGTTATCCGGGATTGAGTAGCTGTGCAGAAAGTAAGTCTTTGCCTTCTCGGGCGGTTCATGCGGAAGCGAATGCGATCGCCCAAGCGGCTAAACATGGAATTTCTACCGAAGGGTCCAGCATTTATGTCACCCTGGAACCTTGTTTATCTTGCTTAAAATTAATTATTTCCGCCGGAATTCATGAAGTGTTTTTCGAGACCGGATTTAACAGTGGAAACAGCCTGTTAGTGCGAGATTCCTTTATTCAGGATGGGTTAGTTACCCTCAAACAAATTCATATTTCCGAGGCGATCGCCCAAAAAGCCGCGACCTTTCTGATGAACCCAACCTCCGTAGCCACCCCATCCCTGATCTAA
- the rph gene encoding ribonuclease PH, which translates to MIWQRPDGREPAQMRPIRFEKDFTRFANSSVLTRCGDTQVLCTVTIEPGVPRFLANQGSGWLTAEYRMLPGATPQRQSREFMKLSGRTQEIQRLIGRSLRAALDLKALGERTILIDADVLQADAGTRTTSITGGFVALALAIEKLVQSGELEQSPICRQVAAVSVGLFEGEPYLDLNYPEDVAADIDFNVVMSDGLDIIELQGTAEAGSFNRTELNRILDMAESGIQELVAAQKEAIYGGNNG; encoded by the coding sequence ATGATTTGGCAGCGTCCTGATGGCCGAGAACCGGCTCAAATGCGTCCGATTCGGTTTGAAAAAGACTTTACCCGCTTTGCGAACAGTTCCGTCCTGACTCGTTGTGGCGATACCCAGGTCCTCTGTACCGTCACCATCGAACCGGGAGTCCCCCGCTTCCTCGCCAATCAAGGCAGTGGCTGGTTAACCGCCGAATATCGAATGCTTCCCGGTGCCACCCCCCAACGGCAATCCCGAGAATTCATGAAACTGTCGGGACGCACCCAAGAGATTCAACGCCTCATCGGGCGCAGTTTACGCGCTGCACTGGATTTAAAAGCCCTGGGAGAACGGACAATTCTCATTGATGCCGATGTCCTCCAAGCCGATGCCGGAACCCGTACCACCTCGATTACCGGGGGATTCGTAGCCCTAGCCTTGGCGATCGAGAAACTGGTGCAATCGGGAGAGTTAGAACAATCGCCCATTTGTCGCCAAGTCGCCGCTGTTTCCGTGGGGTTATTTGAGGGGGAACCCTATCTGGACCTCAACTACCCGGAAGATGTAGCAGCGGATATTGATTTTAATGTGGTCATGAGCGATGGATTGGATATTATTGAATTACAAGGAACCGCCGAGGCAGGCAGTTTTAATCGCACCGAACTCAATCGCATTTTAGATATGGCAGAATCCGGAATTCAGGAGTTAGTAGCGGCGCAAAAAGAGGCGATTTATGGGGGGAACAACGGCTAA
- a CDS encoding NB-ARC domain-containing protein has protein sequence MDVQQVLKFADELVFTKTGKHLDNLQESILRGAWQGQRYSQIAENTNCSEGHVKDAGSELWKILSEVLGEDIRKSNVRATFKRLQYSNFLNVAKDSVQINNVNICGNTPHPPTIPQTQPPSDENPTPSQRRRDLREVPDLLPFYGREEELATLERWMVTDRPRLVVLHGFSGIGKTALAVQLLQQIQDDFDSVVWRSLRYSPSVEMLETNLLEFLSHPPQTDLPVTASDRRAILFDYLRQNRCLIVLDDVQSILSNQQLAGNYQPGYEGYSLFFKQIAELSHQSCVLLITWEPPHELSALNGDRTPVRSFHLRGLGPEAEQIFRDKGLIDEDCFSTAIGYFGGNPLWLKIGAGMIYELFNGKISEWFKYEPLFLGEDLSLVLQQQCDRLSDVEKIALSVLANQAGPVSVSDLLAAATLSPEDLLNALHSLKRRSFIQQEQSLFSLPSVLRQYGKTL, from the coding sequence ATGGACGTTCAACAAGTGCTAAAATTTGCGGATGAGCTCGTTTTTACCAAGACGGGAAAACATCTTGACAATCTGCAAGAGTCTATTTTGCGTGGTGCTTGGCAAGGTCAGAGATACTCACAAATTGCAGAAAATACTAACTGTAGTGAGGGTCATGTTAAGGATGCGGGGTCAGAATTATGGAAAATTCTCTCAGAGGTATTAGGGGAAGATATCAGAAAATCGAATGTTAGAGCAACTTTCAAGCGGTTGCAATATTCTAACTTTTTAAATGTGGCTAAAGATTCTGTACAAATTAATAATGTCAACATCTGTGGGAATACTCCACACCCACCAACAATTCCCCAGACACAACCACCGAGTGACGAAAATCCTACTCCATCTCAACGGCGTCGAGATTTACGGGAAGTGCCGGATTTGTTGCCTTTTTATGGACGGGAGGAGGAATTGGCGACGCTTGAACGTTGGATGGTGACCGATCGCCCTCGTCTGGTGGTGTTGCATGGGTTCTCGGGTATCGGTAAAACAGCGTTGGCGGTACAATTATTGCAGCAAATTCAGGATGATTTTGATTCGGTGGTGTGGCGTAGTCTGCGGTATTCCCCATCGGTGGAAATGTTGGAAACTAATCTGCTGGAATTCCTCTCTCATCCCCCGCAGACAGATTTACCCGTGACTGCAAGCGATCGCCGTGCTATTTTATTCGACTATTTACGCCAAAATCGTTGTCTGATTGTCCTCGATGATGTTCAGTCTATTCTCAGCAACCAACAACTCGCCGGTAACTATCAACCGGGATATGAAGGCTATAGTTTATTCTTTAAACAAATTGCGGAGTTGTCTCATCAAAGTTGTGTCTTGCTGATTACTTGGGAACCGCCTCATGAACTGTCTGCACTCAATGGCGATCGCACTCCGGTTCGTTCGTTCCACCTTCGAGGGTTGGGTCCGGAAGCAGAGCAAATTTTCCGAGATAAAGGATTGATTGATGAGGACTGTTTCTCAACGGCGATCGGCTATTTTGGAGGCAATCCCTTATGGCTTAAAATCGGGGCTGGAATGATTTACGAGTTGTTTAATGGTAAAATATCAGAATGGTTTAAATACGAACCGCTTTTTTTGGGTGAAGATTTGAGTTTGGTGTTGCAGCAGCAGTGCGATCGCCTATCAGATGTGGAAAAAATTGCACTCTCTGTTTTAGCTAATCAAGCAGGTCCTGTGTCAGTGTCTGACTTATTAGCAGCGGCAACCTTATCCCCAGAGGATTTGTTGAATGCCTTGCACTCTTTGAAACGGCGTTCTTTTATCCAACAAGAACAGTCGCTTTTTTCCCTTCCCTCAGTCCTGCGGCAATATGGGAAAACTCTATGA
- a CDS encoding P-loop NTPase family protein: MIAQLESPTLDNPCRLPYAVEGLLQVFTSSHRNFFTSVMAQALRISGQGTPVLVVQFLKGGIGQGPEAPVQLGEHLDWVRCDLPRCIDTPELDEIEAGSLRKLWDYTQQVVSEGKYSLVVLDELSLAISFGLIPEAEVLEFLAKRPSHVDIILTGPNMPEPILELADQITEIRRSHRP; encoded by the coding sequence ATGATTGCACAGCTTGAAAGTCCCACTCTCGATAACCCTTGTCGTCTACCCTACGCCGTGGAGGGGTTGCTACAAGTTTTTACCAGCAGCCACCGCAACTTTTTTACCAGTGTGATGGCCCAGGCCCTAAGAATTTCCGGCCAGGGGACCCCGGTCCTGGTGGTCCAGTTTCTTAAGGGAGGAATTGGTCAAGGTCCCGAGGCCCCGGTTCAACTGGGAGAACATTTAGATTGGGTTCGTTGTGACCTCCCCCGTTGTATTGATACGCCGGAGTTAGATGAAATTGAGGCGGGTTCTCTGCGGAAATTATGGGACTACACCCAACAGGTGGTGAGTGAAGGAAAATATTCGCTTGTGGTTCTGGATGAGTTGAGTTTAGCCATTAGTTTTGGCTTGATTCCAGAAGCGGAGGTGTTGGAATTTTTAGCAAAACGCCCGAGTCACGTTGATATTATTTTAACGGGACCGAATATGCCTGAACCGATTTTAGAGTTGGCGGACCAAATCACTGAAATTCGCCGCAGTCATCGTCCCTAG